Proteins encoded by one window of Arachis ipaensis cultivar K30076 chromosome B04, Araip1.1, whole genome shotgun sequence:
- the LOC107635333 gene encoding vacuolar amino acid transporter 1 isoform X2: MTEKPDIDSSLSVPLLTEFNKGAIDEEKLIDPHHSSTNTKPASFFHTTLNGLNAISGVGILSVPYALASGGWLSLTLLFAIAMAAFYAGVLIKKCMDKNSNIRTYPDIGELAFGKIGRLIVSVSMYMELYLVSIGFLILEGDNLNELFPNVELELVAGLTISGKQFFVILVALIILPTVWLDDMNMLSYVSASGVFASAIIIISISWTATIGGVGFSHKGTLLNLSGIPTSVSLYAFCYCAHPVFPTLYNSMRNKHQFSNVLFVCFFLTTAGYASMAIIGYLMFGPNVQSQVTLNLPIDKLSSRVAIYTTLVNPISKYALMTTPITNALKNLLPRKYKNRFTKILVSTMMVTSTVIIALTVPLFGELMSLVGAFLSVTASILLPCSCYLKISGKYRILGCETIAIVAIIVAAVVIGIAGTYTSLMDIVHHFNI; encoded by the exons ATGACGGAAAAACCGGACATTGATTCATCCTTGAGTGTCCCTTTGCTAACTGAGTTCAATAAGGGAGCCATAGATGAGGAGAAGCTCATAGACCCTCATCACTCTTCTACCAATACAAAGCCTGCTTCTTTCTTTCACACCACCCTAAATGGACTCAATGCTATCTCAG GTGTTGGGATACTCTCAGTTCCATATGCTCTAGCATCTGGAGGGTGGTTAAGCTTAACTCTTCTATTTGCTATTGCCATGGCAGCATTTTATGCAGGTGTGTTGATTAAGAAATGCATGGACAAGAATTCGAACATTAGAACCTACCCTGATATTGGGGAGCTTGCATTTGGTAAAATAGGAAGACTAATCGTGTCGGTGTCAATGTACATGGAACTCTACTTAGTCTCAATAGGGTTCTTGATTCTTGAGGGTGATAACTTGAATGAGCTTTTCCCTAACGTTGAGCTCGAATTGGTGGCTGGTTTAACAATTAGTGGGAAGCAAttctttgtgattttggttgctcTTATAATCTTGCCTACTGTTTGGTTGGATGATATGAACATGCTCTCTTATGTATCTGCAAGTGGTGTGTTTGCCTCTGCTATTATCATCATTTCGATATCTTGGACTGCGACAATTGGCGGAGTTGGTTTTAGTCACAAGGGAACTCTTCTGAATTTGAGTGGAATCCCCACATCTGTTAGCTTGTATGCATTTTGTTATTGTGCTCACCCTGTCTTCCCTACATTGTACAATTCAATGAGGAACAAACACCAGTTCTCTAAT GTTCTATTTGTGTGCTTTTTTTTAACCACAGCTGGTTATGCTTCCATGGCTATAATCGGATACCTCATGTTCGGTCCAAACGTTCAATCACAAGTAACATTGAACCTGCCAATAGACAAATTAAGCTCAAGAGTAGCAATATACACAACATTGGTCAATCCAATATCGAAGTATGCTTTGATGACAACACCTATCACCAATGCTTTGAAAAATTTGCTTCCAAGAAAGTACAAGAATAGATTCACCAAAATTTTGGTCAGCACTATGATGGTAACCAGCACTGTCATTATTGCCTTGACTGTGCCTTTATTTGGGGAACTAATGTCTCTGGTTGGAGCATTTCTAAGTGTCACAGCTTCAATTCTTCTTCCATGCTCATGCTACTTGAAGATTTCAGGAAAATACAGGATTTTGGGGTGTGAAACAATAGCCATAGTGGCTATAATTGTAGCAGCTGTGGTAATTGGAATAGCTGGAACATATACCTCACTCATGGATATTGTGCACCATTTTAATATCTAG